The DNA region TAATCCCAGAGAGAACATAATCGGGTTTCTCTGGCAGTAAGGCCCCTAATGCCAATTTTACACAATCTGAGGGCGTGCCGGAACAAGCCCAGGCTTTCACCCTCGGATCGAAAACGGCATCTATTTCTTCAGCGCGGATGGGTTTATGTAAGGTGAGACCATGGCCGGTGGCTGACCGTTCCCGGTCTGGACAGACCACGCTCACCTGATGGCCGGCTTTGGCCAAAGTATTGGCTAAGGCGCGAATCCCTTGGGCAAAGATGCCATCATCATTACTGACTAGAAGTTTCATTGAAAGAGTTCGTCAAAGAAGAGTTCCATGGCGGCAAAGGAACGGCGGGCACTGTCTGGGTTATAGGCTGATCCTTTTGAAGGGTCATTGCCTGCTTTAGGGTTAGTAAAGCTATGAACCGTTCCGCCATAGGCAATCAGTTGCCAGTCTACCCCAGCTTGACGCATTTCTTCTTGGAAAGCAGCGACTTCTTCGGGGGGAACGAGAGGATCGTCTGCACCATGAAGGGCGAGAACTTTGGCGGTAATTTGTTGGGCATCGTCTGGGTTGGGGGTATCGAGTCCGCCGTGGAAGCTGACGACTCCGGAGACTTGTGCCCCACTGCGAGCCAGTTCTAGGACGGTTGTGCCGCCAAAACAGTAACCGATCGCGGCGGTTTGTTTGGAGTTCGTGAGACGATGTTGTTTGAGGTAGTCTAATCCGGCTTGGGCGCGATCGCGCAATAATCCACGATTAGAACGATAATAGGTTGCCTGCTCCCTCGCTTCATCGGTGGTTTCGGGGCGAATGCCTTGACCATAGATATCAGCAGCAAAAGCTACATAGCCCATCTGCGCCAGTTTGTCGGCTTGCTCTTTTTCAAATTCTCCTAAGCCTTTCCAAGCGTGGATAATTAACACTCCAGGTCGTTGGTCATTACGGGATGCATCATAGGCCAGATATCCTTCTAAAACCGCATCCCCTTGTTGATATTCCACCACTTGGGTCTGAATT from Roseofilum capinflatum BLCC-M114 includes:
- a CDS encoding dienelactone hydrolase family protein, which produces MNKLRKQLYALLLALVCTSALLLGGITLGQAQTPSSTQIQTQVVEYQQGDAVLEGYLAYDASRNDQRPGVLIIHAWKGLGEFEKEQADKLAQMGYVAFAADIYGQGIRPETTDEAREQATYYRSNRGLLRDRAQAGLDYLKQHRLTNSKQTAAIGYCFGGTTVLELARSGAQVSGVVSFHGGLDTPNPDDAQQITAKVLALHGADDPLVPPEEVAAFQEEMRQAGVDWQLIAYGGTVHSFTNPKAGNDPSKGSAYNPDSARRSFAAMELFFDELFQ